GGATGTATTCAATAACTCACCTGCCACAGGTTGCTCCTGTCGGTTCATCACTCAGGTCGTCTGCCACAAGCTGCCATTTGTCTCTCCTTGTCTGTTTAAGTTCAGTCAGAGTATGTATTCTCCTCAGATGGGTATTTATATGTGCAGAGTTTACTCTTATCATCATTTCATAAAGACTTGGTGGTTCGTGATGCTGGAGGCCTGAGGTGGCTGCTTCagtcatattttaaatgaatccaAATAGCTTACTGTTCGTGAAGCGAACGCATGCTGTGGGTGGCAGCCCTTGTTTGAGCAGTCCTCACACAGATACAGGTAACTGCAGACTGTGCATctgaaaacatgacaacagGGATTAAGGCAGTCATGGGAGCCAAGTGTGACTGTGAACAGTTTACTGCATTCATTTTGAACACTTTTTACTCCCAGTATAGTTATGGCTGCCACCTGCTTACTTGAAACACTTCCCAGTGACAGGGCACACCCGGCAGCTCTGACAGATCACTCCCAGGTGTCTCTCTGGCTTCTCTCTTTCAGCTGCAGTGAAGAGCTTTGCTGCGTTTTTCACCTGCTCCTGGAGCGACTTCAAAGAGCTGAAGTCCTCCCTGCACAGAGGGCACTTCACTGTTTCCTCCCTGTCTGAGAGTCTCTGGTGATCCGCCCACACCTTCATGCAGGAGATGTGGACGTTATTGCCGCAACCGAACctgagagagttccagaggacAGCACACGATAGAGAAATCAGCCTGTACGCTACATGAAATGTGCTCTGCTGTGAATATCAGGAGATGTGAAACAAAGTTTACATCCGCACATGTGCTGGTAGTTTACGCTAAACATGCTGCATGTGCTCAGCTTCTGCATAGTAGTGCAATAACATGACTTCAGGATGGTGTGTAAAACATGACTCAAACAATAACTGTGTGTAAGCCCGACCACAGCCGGCTGCACACCTGCAGTAAGACACAGGCAGGTTTTTCTCCAGCAGCTCTTCTTGACAAATCGGACAAACATCCTGAGCTTGGATCACTTTCCGGCAGACACTTCCAGCCTTCTGGCCGGCGACTGTTTGGCTCGCGGTCCTGAAAGGAGTTGACGGATCATTCTCTGTCCTGTGGGCTTCGGTTTGGTGTAAACCTTGGAGCACCTCCAGGATCTGTCTCTCCACAAGTCCATGCTGGAATGAATCTAGAGCAGagttatttttaacattgtaTGTCAACAGGAGCACATGTATGGTGGGTCAGTTCTGGCAAATTGCCTGTGAAATTTACACAACAAATGTCTCAGTATGTTTGAATCAGCATCGTGATGTTCAGAAAATACAgcttcacttcatttcatttctttcaatGTGTCATGAACCGCTGACATCAGGTCACAAAGAACCAACACAAAACTCAACATTTGAACAATTTCCCTGAACTGAAAGGTGCTCTGACATTTGTAGCAGCCACTTGTGAGAATGTTTGACTTAACCACAAAGAGTCTTGTTTCTTGTGTCGCTGATTACAGGTGAGCACCAGGTGTTCAAGTAGAGGTTAGTTCTGGGTTTTTAGGTGAAGGATCACACAATTCAACAAGAAGGTAACAGCATTCATGAAACTTTTCAATAAATGGGACATCCTCCAAAGGAAGCCATGTGAAACTctgattcttgtttttatgGAAAACACGTGAAGAAAGTGAGGTCTGGAGTTTGGACAGTTGCTACAACATTAgagtaaaaaatgtattaaaataactTACATTCATGTTCTCTGGGTAGTCTAAATTTCCGCAGTAAAACCCTATAAAGATAAAAATTAGAGGTTCATTTCTAGAGACAGTAGTAGTTTctattttcaaaaacatttaaggACCCGTGGAGATTCATATCAGGCGATATCTGatccacacagaaaataaaataacagaaacaaagaaataaaagaaaagcttGTGAGTGTGGTTcgtctctttctgtgtgttgttctcACCAGCAGATGTGTTTGCATGGCTCCTGCTCCCGAGTGAACACAGGGCACGAGCACGTATGTGGGTCACCCAAGCACACCTGAACAAGAAAACGTGCTGGTGTGAGGATGTAAAACATTTTGAGCAGCGTGCATCCTGAATGATACAGATGATTTACCTTGAAATCCTTggcctctctgtcctctctgagTAGGAAGCCTGTTGGACCGAAGCATTTCAGGAGAAATATGGTTGTGTTCAGGGCTTGGCCTTGGTGGAAACTCACTGCATCGCTGGCTGCGTTCCTCCACGCAGTTTTCCTGAACATCCTGTCACTGCAAAATAAAGAGATTTATTAATCATCCACTCCGTAATAATGAaggtgaggacagagggtgtgTGGAGCTGTCAGGAGGTTAAAGGTCATCTGATAATGTGgaatgtgtttcttttcattcatccaGCAGTGGTGGAATTATTTCTAATGCCATGCTACTTTACTTCTTATATTTCAGATGCGTTTATATGTTAATATATTACGTACTACTATACTACTAATCTACCCAGTAGTACACACAGTATCTAGAATTGGCCTCATGCTGATGAACTACAACATTCAAATGCTCTTAAATGAATGTATCCGTGATAAAATCATTAGATTATATAATCATAAAGCTGCATAATGAGCACTATAACTATATTTACACTTTGCTGATACTTCTTAAcattgtaatggagtatttttggAGCCCAGTAGTATTTGTACTCCTGCCTGACCTTCGTCAGCTCTGCAGTGTAAAGCTGTGTCACCTTGTCACAGACAGCAGGCcacagtaaatatataaatatgtataaatataaatatatgtgagTGATGAACACACTTACTTTAGTCAGCGGCACGAACATGGCGAGGTGTCGGAACGCCGTCGCCATGGTAACAGACGTTTTGCTCTCCAGAGGACGCCGTTGCTAAGCGacagaaaccttcttgctgaTTGGTCCGTTTTGTTCTACCTGAGTTACAGAAGAGGCACTTCCCGTGTCAGTGTCACGTGGCATGACGTCTCCCCTCCTGCAGCGGAACACAAGACCAAACTGCAGCGTGGTGAGAAATAGTGCGATGGAAGTGGTGATCAAGAAGAGACCGAGATCCAGTTTATTTACCTGGCTGATGCACCACCACGTGACCCACATCCCCATAGCAACAACCATAACAACATGAGCTGGCGTCTACAATAACAGATGACGTCAGACAGTCCATGTCCCTCCTCCCTGTCTGAAgtttactttctctttctctctgcagctcgtCATGCAGCTTCTTTTCTCCACGTTAAGGTAACGACATCGACATTTCCACCGTCTGTGCTCATCACTGCCTCTTTGCTCAGCCTGTTACCGTTAAATGCTGCTCGCTTGTTGCTCGGTTCGTTCACAACTTCATAGAAATATAAAAGTCAGCCGAGAAAAAAGAGCCACTGCTCACCGGCTGTGTGAGTCTCTAAATGCGGAAGCATCAGGAAGGATCCGAGCAAGTTTTATGTTCTAATGAATTCACTGGGCAGGAGCTGGTTTGTACTTAAACATGATGAATAATCAAACCAGAGAGattgaaatgaaactttaatattCTCAAAGGGCTTTATTGAGgcagtcttttattttggaaggaTCTACCTGCCTAACGCCTGTAGTCTAACTACAAGTATTTGACAGTAGTACAATCCTAAAGTACTTGTATTTGTACTGCACTACATCTCAGAGGGAGCTTCGTTACTTTCTCCTCTGTGTAACTTTTCATGTTAATACTTTAAACACATGATCAGTCTCTTTACCGTGTGCTGTGTATGCTGCCCTCCAGCGGCGACAGGCAGCCACTGCAGCCCGAGTGTAAAGTTACCATCAGTGATAGACACATAATAAAATACTGTTTCCGGTCAACGCTTCACAAAATTAAACATTCCCggaaatattttgaaaatatagtGACCAAACTAAAGCAATTCAAAGTGAACTGAAAGAAATGTTCCTGAAATGACCATTGTCCGTCCCAGACTCATCACAGACAGctggtgtgttttattttgaaaggactAGCTGGATGTGCTGAACTGAGTCTGACTGACGGAGCTGCTCATGTTTGTGTTATATACTTTATAAGATTATAAGATTATATGCTTTTTATGTCATAAGTTGGCATACTTTGTGTTGCTGTTAGCAAAGTAGCCGTAACTTACGTGATGTAACCGCCCAAACTAAAACTTTATCAAAACtgtaacatttacataaataataataaaaaataacgcGACTTAAACGTGTTAAATGAATGGATATAAAATGataatcatttgttttgtgcagaGTTTGCGGTATTGGTGTATTTGATGTTACTCCCTGTAAGCGctggtgtgttttattttgaagggaatAGCCGGATGTGACAGCCGTTAACGGACGGAGCTCCCGGTGTGTTCCCGGTTGAGGCGGTGTGGGAGAAGGAGCGTTtggattttaagaaaacaaagctCCTTCAGTCACTCATACATTCGTGTTAGTGTGATAaacttattttaatgtttaaaatgaaataactcTGTGTTGCTAACCAAAGCTGAACTTCCGGTTAGGATTCcgttaaatgttgtttgttttcatgaactTTTATCAAACTGCgactttatattatatatattatatttattatatttatttactggaccaactctttttaaaaagtgttttctggtttcgaggtaaataaaataaatattgtggtttttagttgccatggtgatgcagcttagcttagcattgcTCATTAGCAAACAAACAGGTGTCTCAGTCAGTCGCTGACTTTGTTTCAGAggtgaagtcagactcagatattatgaataatgttttatatttacatgttacatCCACAGGCACTGAACAGCTGACTGAACAGCTGACTGAACAGCTGAATGAACAGCTGACTGGACAGCTGACTGAACAGCTGACGGAACAGCTGACTGAACAGCTGACTGAACAGCTGACTGGACAGCTGATGGAGGCTGTGGTCAGTGGAGACTTTGAGGCCTCTGTGTAAGTTTCTCTTTCTGATAAACAGTCTGAATGTGTCTGTACGGTGTGGTCTGTCACGTTCACCTGTTTTGCTTTTTAGTTCAAAAATAAGAAATCATTGTGATGTAATTTGCCTcacaatacacaaaaacacaagttagtGGTTGGTGAAGATGAAGAGCGAGCTTCAGAGAAGTTGGGATGATAATATATCGTCCGGACTCCATTGAAGTCGTGTCGGTGTCCATCTTCACCAACTCTGAAGAAAAATACCAAAGTCTTCAGCTGTTAGATGCTTTGCTGTACTGAAGCGTTAAACCTGAACACTAACACTGACCGTTCTGATTTGGTTCAAGACTCTGGAACATCTCAGAGCATTTAAAGTATGTCACAGTGAGTCCAGCAGGTCTTTGTCCTGCTCTGCACGCAGTGTAAATGTAGTGAGTAATGTAGTGTAATATGAGACTAGGACCAGATATCTTTTATTCTTGGAGCACGTTGTTCAGAAGCACACAGGTATCTATCACTGAATTGATGAACATTAGAAATATTTCACCAGCTGCACATTTAATGCAACAGTGAAGACCTCACAGATAAAATAATTGTtgtaatgaacattttatttaaactggtATCTTGTTCTGCAGATCATTCACGTTGGGTCTGTatgcagaacagacagaagtaagGACACATGGCTTGTACAGCACAGTCTGCGTTAGCTTATGTCGAGAGCGCCAGAGTCCACCTGGTGGGAGAGTTAAAGAATCTGTCAGTGATCGTGGAAAACTTGTATCAGCAAGGAGTTTTCCAGGATGAAGAGGTCAGTGAAATACAGGCAGAGAAACATGACCATGATAAAACCAGACACATACTGAACTCTGTCAtaaagaaaggggaaaaagcCTGCTACAAGTTCCTCAAGATCATTGACACAACGAGAAAGAGGACCTTAGGGAGGCCGACCCCTCTGCCTGAGAGAAATACTGAACCTGTATTTGACCTGCATTACTGGatcagctgcttttctttcaagGAAGACGCACAAATGGATGTCGAGTACTTCCAAGGTATTTTGAAGCTGAAGTTATTTATCTTTGATGTGCTGATTTCATACATTGTTCTTTAATGTGTGATGTATCTGAATATGTATGAATTATTTGGTGAAAAGATACAATATGTTTATTTACCACTGTTGTTCTTATTTTAGGCTTAAGGCCGTGTCATGAATATCAGAGAAAGCTGAAGATGAAAACACGAAAAATATCAAGTGAGTTTTGGACGGCCAACAAACGTCTTTTTGGAGAGAATAACAAGCCTGATCTGTCGTACACTCCACTTGTATTAGACACACAAGAAAGTGTTTCtccatataaaataaagaaatataagaaCAAGAAAAGCAGAATGAGTCGCCCtaaaaagatgaagaagtaCCTGCCTGTGGACAGACCAGAGATTTCCCCCAGTGAGCTGctgaaaacagataaaaacatactCTTGGTTGGTCAGCCTGGAATTGGAAAGACAGCACTTGCTCATGAAATGTTGAAACTCTGGGCAGAAAGAGACAACAAGGATCTAGATTACATGTTTTACTTTGACATGAGAAACACACTCATCACGTCGACCATGAGCTTGGACGatcttcttttctgtgtgttcagtgaacCGGATAGAGGCAAAGAAGAGGTCTTACAGGACATAAAGGAGAACTCTGACAATGTTACAATCATTTTTGATGGGCTCACAGATCTCTCTTCTTCAGTGGTGAGGAGGCTTGTAGAGAAGGATCTACTACCTTATGCCAAGGTCATCGTGACTTGCAGACCAGATGATGAAGAAGACTTCCTATCTGAGAACTTTCTCAAAATGGAAGTGAACGGCTTCAGTGAGCAGaccataaaaacatatttatctgCAATGCTCGGCGATGAACAGAAGAAAGTTTTGAGCAACTTGGAGCTGTTCACTCTTTGCCATGTCCCGATGTATGCACTGATGGTGGCTGCCTGCTTTTCAGAAGACTCTCCACAGCCGTGCACGATAACTGAAATCTACATCAATATTGTTCGTTCGTGCCTTCAAATGAACAGCAACAAGACACGAAACAAAGATCTGAATTCCTTCATCACAAACAAGTGTGAGGAAATACTGCGTTTGGCTGAGGTTGCTTTTCATGCAACTGAAGGAAAAACTGTGAACTTGCCTGAAATGCCCTGTGAAGACAGCTGCGTCCTTTCCTTCCTGAAACCACTTTTTATCAAAGCCGCCCTCACTGAGACAATAACCACATATGCCTTCCTCCATTACACAATGCAGGAGTTTTTTGCAGCACTGTGGCTCCTGAAGAATCCAGATAAAATCAAGGATGTTTTGCAGCAGTGCCTCACTGAGGagaagaaacacatgaaacatgtgATCCCTTTCTTGTGCAGATTGTTGAGTGAGAAGAGCCCTTGTCTGATGAAGTGTCTGATTCCAGCTCAGGAGCTCAAGAATACATCCAAGTGGTTCTTCAAGGAaatgataaacacatttttcGCAAGTGGGCTTGATGTGGACATACTGTTCTTATGCCAGTGCTTGTATGAGTCCCAGTGTCCTGAAGCATGCATCTACCTCCTGGACAAACTGGAGTACCGTCTTGACCTCAGTGGAGAAAGTCTTGATCCGAACCTTTGCTGTGCTGTTGCCTACGTGGTCACTCAGTCAAAGGAGAGGAAAATATCACTGAACCTTGAGGACGTCATGGTGTCAGAGCAAGGAATGAGACGGCTATCTGGATGTCTGCAGAATGTCCAATGGTATGTGAGCAAATAACAATAAGAGGTAAAATAGAAAGAACCCAATGACCCCAAACAGGATGAATGGCTTAAATAGATGGATGAAGATATTCAGAGAATAAAGAATGTTACCTCTGCTGTGACTTCTTTTAGCTAAACAGACATTTCTTATAAAACTTGACTGTTACTCTCTGacttatgattattatgattgCTCTTTAATTGTAGGTGTGACCCTCTGCCACGGCAGCTGTGGGAGATTTTCCTTCTCAGCGAAGGGCAGATGGACGACATCGGGTTACTCAGCCTCGATGGAAATCAGTTGCACCTTCCAGTCGAAGGTAAAAGACGGCTGTTTGAAAGAGCGGTAAACGTCATGCAGAAGGTCACTATGAAGGTTAATGTCTGCCTTCACTGGGAGAGGGAAACTCCTGACTGCCAAAGGCTGTGTGAGTGCCTGTTAGAGGCTTTGCCATCCATCAGCTCACTCAGGtatgcagcttttgtttttgtgtgatgaaACTTTTATCCTTTGTAAAACTccatgttgaaatgaaaatccTTTATTGGAGCTCATTGTATGGTCAGATCAGACCTCCAGTTTGAGATGAACTACCTCTATCATGAGACTTCGACTTAACTTTAACTCACCACTTGGTGACTAATTTCATTTGTGGCTGACATAAAGAAGGAAGCAGCTTCACTAAGGTGTGTGATCAGGAAGGGGAGGAAAGTGTTCACTCCATGCTGATGGACACAGGGTGGATCTCAGACTTCGTCTGATGATCACACACCGAGTACAGACACAATATTTACACAGGTTATTGTACAAAATGACATTAACATATACATCTGTTTGTTCTTATGCAGCTTCAGGGTGACCTACAGATGTCCAGGATATCAGGATCAGGAGCATCAAAGGACACtggggaaggaggagaagcagctgtTACTGGATTTATGCCTGAGAGCAGCATGGCACAAAGCAGAAAGCTTTCTCAGCGTAGTGAACAtgctgctctcttttttttctgttaatgcCGACTTGAATAACTTCCTCCTTGATTTATATCAACACGTCAAGGGTAAAGGATTTTCAGATATCATTCCAAAACTGGAGCCACTTTTCCAGTCAGCTCCCACAGTCTGGTTCATAGACCTCTCAGAGAGAAAGACCTCCATCCTCCTGGAAGTGCTGAAACTCCAATCAAAGAAGAAACAAgtgaagctaacagactgctCACATGAAGAGAGTGAAGTGAGGAGTTTGCTACAGTGTCTGCCTTATATCTCACAGCTCAGGTAAATGAATTGTACTTCACATGACTTCAGTGTACATTTGTGGAGTTAAATCTTTGAACACAGAGGTGAGGACACACCTTTGCAGACTGACTTTCCTGGCTCcttaaacattttctgaagaATGTCATTCAGTCAAAGTCTTCTTAAATCCACATATGAGCCTGTTCAAAGTATTGTGACTTGAATTTTAGGTTGATTGATTTGACTGTGTTCTGCTCATCAGCAGGTATTTGTAGGCTTTCAGCAGATAAACTCCATATGAGTAATGCATGgctctttttctgctgttgaCATCACATCATAACAACATGTTCAATTCTCGTTACAGTTTCTCTCAGCGCTTTGAAGGTCAAGTCGAGTTCATTGTGAATCTgttctgtgcagcagcagagagagaacagcagacaggagagaagaTAGTGAAGCTGTTATCATCAGTGTGCACATATCAAACATTCCCTTTCAATAGAAATTATCAGAAACATCAGAGTGATTTCCTGCTGGATCTGTTCTCCCATGTGAAGGACTATGAAACCAAAACAGGCTTGAGTGTCCTTCCATCATTACAGTCAGTTTTCCAGTCAGCTCCTGCAGTCTGGTTCATAGACCTCTCAGAGAGAAAGACCTCCATCCTCCTGGAAGTGCTGAAACTCCAATCAGAGAAGAAACAagtgaagctgacagactgctCACATGAAGAGAGTGAAGTGAGGAGTTTGCTACAGTGTCTGCCTTATATCTCACAGCTCAGGTAAATGAATTGTACTTCACATGACTTCAGTGTACATTTGTGGAGTTGTGTTCTAACATCTGCAGTAACTGGCTGTTAGTTTGAAGGTGAAGGTAACGTGTTGAGTTGATCAGTCCACATAAACGTGACTTCACTGTGTTTAGTTTATAGATGACATGCTGTTTTATTCCACACACCCCAGTGTATTTATTCTTAAATTACCCAGAGT
This is a stretch of genomic DNA from Larimichthys crocea isolate SSNF chromosome XIX, L_crocea_2.0, whole genome shotgun sequence. It encodes these proteins:
- the LOC104928558 gene encoding uncharacterized protein LOC104928558 isoform X2, encoding MACTAQSALAYVESARVHLVGELKNLSVIVENLYQQGVFQDEEIIDTTRKRTLGRPTPLPERNTEPVFDLHYWISCFSFKEDAQMDVEYFQGLRPCHEYQRKLKMKTRKISSEFWTANKRLFGENNKPDLSYTPLVLDTQESVSPYKIKKYKNKKSRMSRPKKMKKYLPVDRPEISPSELLKTDKNILLVGQPGIGKTALAHEMLKLWAERDNKDLDYMFYFDMRNTLITSTMSLDDLLFCVFSEPDRGKEEVLQDIKENSDNVTIIFDGLTDLSSSVVRRLVEKDLLPYAKVIVTCRPDDEEDFLSENFLKMEVNGFSEQTIKTYLSAMLGDEQKKVLSNLELFTLCHVPMYALMVAACFSEDSPQPCTITEIYINIVRSCLQMNSNKTRNKDLNSFITNKCEEILRLAEVAFHATEGKTVNLPEMPCEDSCVLSFLKPLFIKAALTETITTYAFLHYTMQEFFAALWLLKNPDKIKDVLQQCLTEEKKHMKHVIPFLCRLLSEKSPCLMKCLIPAQELKNTSKWFFKEMINTFFASGLDVDILFLCQCLYESQCPEACIYLLDKLEYRLDLSGESLDPNLCCAVAYVVTQSKERKISLNLEDVMVSEQGMRRLSGCLQNVQWCDPLPRQLWEIFLLSEGQMDDIGLLSLDGNQLHLPVEGKRRLFERAVNVMQKVTMKVNVCLHWERETPDCQRLCECLLEALPSISSLSFRVTYRCPGYQDQEHQRTLGKEEKQLLLDLCLRAAWHKAESFLSVVNMLLSFFSVNADLNNFLLDLYQHVKGKGFSDIIPKLEPLFQSAPTVWFIDLSERKTSILLEVLKLQSKKKQVKLTDCSHEESEVRSLLQCLPYISQLSFSQRFEGQVEFIVNLFCAAAEREQQTGEKIVKLLSSVCTYQTFPFNRNYQKHQSDFLLDLFSHVKDYETKTGLSVLPSLQSVFQSAPAVWFIDLSERKTSILLEVLKLQSEKKQVKLTDCSHEESEVRSLLQCLPYISQLSFPRRFEGQVEFFGNLFCAAAEREQQTGEKIVKLLSSVCTYQTFPFNGNYQKHQSDFLLDLFSHVKDYETKTGLSVLPSLQSVFQSAPAVWSIDLSERKPSILLEVLKLQSKKKQVKLRDCSHEESEVRSLLQCLPYISQLSCDEDFFQTVCTCISVRSREEAEQLSSLLKLLGFTLLLTGQLSRKTCRSAGAVLRLCGSDVDLTLTPRKMSVRGASLLFRRTTQLHSLRLSADMALLLFRWVRRGRVACSLAIEELSLGPQTVRASERGLSKVVSSLASLLRCWTVRQLDLTEFCVSAQSLIPLLLHDGPLTIKLSEITFQELLSLLYEVQDEVLTRSFLSKVGGDLSSCCLNWELLHYLLQQSPAQTITVNLRKNRFLQENITRLRPFLDRIVFKRLCPSFVLAVIREIYKARDSLIIPGLLRSLDHVISLTCREMDSEDCAALIFTLKHSDRVRLNLLWTSIPAGETESILFTLDKVSQLSVDRNLLLRFVHCCAASEVQQGAAVDLLRAVQHRLDLSCSSHVELSQEGQSETLSLTAEDCRAVSTILRRSSRKTQLDLQDCEVEDSGLDLLLPVLDGVRLRAGKAVLLQLVSLVPVSSERDTVRRAVSLCRALGGELDLSHTTLDQRTCAGLAQMLDFSEVLTELDLSHCELTDQLLLTLITHLHKVQVLDLSHNKITDASADMLLQLVSINPSIHTVRLFNNNIVDRKPFERDRQFEIW